A DNA window from Malus domestica chromosome 12, GDT2T_hap1 contains the following coding sequences:
- the LOC139189945 gene encoding 7-deoxyloganetic acid glucosyltransferase-like, which produces MSAEMEESESAAHVLLLPFPAQGHITPMLSFAQLLCHAGIHVTFLSTEHNHRLLTQRRALSARFPTLHFESIPDGLPPDHPRTIPPLDDIVSSLRSVTKPLLRDLLITLTKKDNESCGATTTPRPPLSCVIIDGIMCFAIDMAEEVGIPVFALRTVSACSFWCYSCIPDLIQQGQLPFQDQDMDHPIRDIPGMEALLRLRDLPSFCRMPIDHPSFKFFMEQIEAITRVSAIILNTFDDLEPLILSQIATRFPKIYTLGPFHALLKSRVGDDLSSSVSSLRHEDRRCMAWLDSQQSGSVIFVSFGSLAKLSRVQLLEFWHGLINSGKPFLWVVRSDMLSSGQEERATPVELEDGTKERGYIAEWVPQEEVLAHKAVGGFWTHSGWNSTIEGIWAGVPMLCWPQLADQQVNSRWVGEGWKIGLDMKDTCDRSTVEKMVRALMEEGDQREQIFKSVDNFAKLARHAVSEDGSSYKNLEKLIEDLNEKIVM; this is translated from the exons ATGTCGGCGGAGATGGAGGAATCTGAATCTGCTGCACACGTACTATTGTTGCCGTTCCCAGCACAAGGCCACATCACTCCGATGCTGAGCTTTGCGCAGCTGCTATGCCACGCTGGCATCCACGTTACCTTCCTCAGTACGGAGCACAACCATCGTCTCCTCACCCAACGCCGTGCCCTCTCCGCCCGCTTCCCAACCCTCCACTTCGAGTCCATACCCGATGGCCTCCCACCGGACCACCCCCGCACCATTCCCCCCCTAGACGACATCGTCTCGTCGCTCAGGTCCGTAACCAAGCCACTCCTGCGTGACCTTCTTATAACCTTAACCAAAAAGGACAACGAGTCGTGTGGCGCCACCACCACTCCCCGTCCTCCCTTGAGTTGTGTCATAATAGATGGGATCATGTGTTTCGCGATTGACATGGCGGAGGAGGTGGGAATTCCCGTATTTGCCCTCCGCACGGTGAGCGCTTGCAGCTTCTGGTGTTATTCATGCATTCCCGACCTCATTCAACAAGGCCAGCTTCCCTTCCAAG ATCAGGACATGGATCACCCGATTAGGGACATTCCAGGGATGGAAGCTCTTCTGCGACTACGGGATCTACCGAGTTTTTGCAGAATGCCAATTGACCATCCaagttttaaatttttcatGGAGCAAATTGAGGCCATTACTCGAGTCTCTGCGATCATACTCAACACCTTCGACGACCTAGAACCCTTAATACTCTCCCAGATCGCCACTCGctttcccaaaatttacacctTAGGCCCTTTCCATGCCCTTCTCAAATCTCGTGTGGGAGACGATCTATCATCCTCCGTTTCCTCCTTGCGCCACGAAGACCGACGTTGCATGGCGTGGCTCGACTCCCAACAGTCGGGGTCCGTTATTTTCGTCAGCTTTGGGAGTTTGGCAAAGCTGAGCCGCGTCCAGTTACTGGAGTTTTGGCACGGTTTAATCAACAGTGGCAAGCCTTTTTTGTGGGTAGTTCGGTCGGATATGCTTTCGAGTGGGCAAGAGGAGCGTGCAACTCCGGTGGAGTTGGAGGATGGTACTAAAGAAAGGGGGTATATAGCGGAGTGGGTTCCACAAGAAGAGGTACTGGCCCACAAAGCTGTCGGAGGGTTTTGGACTCACAGCGGCTGGAACTCGACCATTGAGGGCATTTGGGCGGGAGTTCCGATGCTTTGTTGGCCACAATTAGCAGACCAACAGGTGAATAGTAGATGGGTTGGTGAAGGCTGGAAGATCGGGCTCGATATGAAAGACACGTGTGATAGGTCTACGGTGGAGAAGATGGTAAGAGCATTGATGGAAGAAGGCGATCAAAGAGAGCAGATTTTCAAGTCAGTGGATAATTTTGCAAAGTTGGCTCGCCATGCTGTTAGCGAAGATGGCTCTTCGTATAAGAACCTGGAAAAACTTATTGAAGACTTAAATGAAAAAATTGTGATGTGA